A genome region from Candidatus Methylomirabilota bacterium includes the following:
- a CDS encoding DUF4440 domain-containing protein, producing the protein MVVTLFRSRLKPEAKEEYARWAGRMEELVRQVPGYVSHKGFVAEDGERVTIVEFASEEGQRAWATHPEHVEVQKKGRQDFYAEFRVQVCTVQREMVHPATGARDMDVLQRLNESYIRSVRTSDARWFEEHLAEDFVNSNPDGSLVDRAGFLAQVTRPMTLSNFGVEDVAIRVLGDTAIVHGKTVYRKLDGQPAAGRYTDVWARRNGRWLCVAAHVTRG; encoded by the coding sequence ATGGTTGTCACCCTGTTTCGTAGCCGCCTGAAGCCGGAAGCGAAAGAGGAATATGCGCGGTGGGCTGGTCGCATGGAGGAGCTTGTCAGGCAAGTGCCAGGTTACGTCTCCCACAAGGGATTCGTCGCCGAGGACGGTGAGCGAGTCACCATCGTGGAATTCGCCTCGGAAGAGGGGCAGCGGGCGTGGGCGACACACCCCGAACACGTGGAGGTGCAGAAGAAGGGGCGCCAGGACTTCTACGCCGAGTTCCGCGTGCAAGTGTGCACGGTGCAGCGGGAGATGGTGCACCCGGCGACCGGCGCCAGGGACATGGACGTCTTGCAGCGGCTCAACGAGAGCTACATCCGATCAGTACGCACGTCGGACGCGCGCTGGTTCGAGGAACACCTGGCCGAGGACTTCGTGAATAGCAATCCCGACGGCTCGTTGGTGGACCGCGCCGGGTTTCTGGCGCAAGTGACGCGACCGATGACTCTCTCGAATTTCGGCGTAGAGGACGTGGCGATCCGAGTTCTCGGGGACACGGCGATCGTTCACGGCAAGACCGTGTACCGGAAGCTCGACGGCCAGCCCGCGGCCGGCCGCTACACCGACGTCTGGGCCCGCCGGAATGGCCGCTGGCTCTGCGTGGCCGCCCACGTGACCCGCGGCTGA
- a CDS encoding DUF2269 family protein — protein MVYAILKLLHVIGVVLIGAGLIGVWVSDMRSRQCRELVRFSEAVRNIAVFYDGLVVPGAVLLLVSGTWLIVEFFGGWSFVETPWLAGMVFLFAFEFIEGNTVTRLYFVRLRRLTEQALSGGGFTAQLQKARSEGVPTFTHFLDLPILFVIVSLGTLRPNTWTLFVAGLVVAIAVATALTIVIPRLYPWAAPDP, from the coding sequence ATGGTTTACGCCATATTGAAGCTGCTCCACGTCATCGGCGTCGTCCTGATCGGGGCCGGGCTGATCGGCGTCTGGGTCAGCGACATGCGCTCACGCCAGTGCCGCGAGCTGGTCCGGTTCTCGGAAGCCGTGCGCAATATCGCGGTCTTTTACGACGGTCTCGTCGTTCCCGGCGCGGTTCTCCTGCTGGTCTCGGGCACGTGGCTGATCGTCGAGTTTTTCGGCGGCTGGAGCTTCGTCGAGACGCCGTGGCTGGCCGGGATGGTCTTCCTGTTCGCGTTCGAATTCATCGAGGGCAACACCGTGACCCGACTCTACTTCGTGCGCCTCCGGCGGCTGACTGAGCAAGCCCTAAGCGGCGGCGGGTTCACGGCTCAGCTCCAGAAGGCGCGCTCCGAAGGCGTCCCCACGTTCACGCATTTCCTGGATCTGCCGATCCTCTTCGTGATCGTCAGTCTCGGCACCCTCAGGCCGAATACCTGGACCCTGTTCGTCGCCGGCCTGGTCGTGGCCATCGCGGTCGCCACCGCGCTGACGATCGTGATACCACGTCTGTATCCGTGGGCGGCTCCCGACCCGTGA
- a CDS encoding class I SAM-dependent methyltransferase — protein MSNDDVYAAGLLNRALDPATQPPEIQAFLRAELELLDRVVAEGARVIDLGCGTGRHLHLLGERIRLGVGVDYEHSYIAEAERARSGRHLYFITADATAIPTTAAFDLAMCLTNTWGTMSDKTGALREMRRLAPQHHTRLLSVYSEASVPARREWYRRLGHVVSQETRDHLETEGGFRSEHFSEARLRSLVGDSTIRPLTDIAYIVTF, from the coding sequence ATGTCGAACGACGACGTCTACGCGGCTGGTTTACTGAATCGCGCTCTGGATCCGGCTACGCAGCCGCCCGAGATCCAGGCGTTCTTGCGCGCCGAGCTGGAGCTCCTTGACCGCGTCGTCGCCGAAGGGGCGCGCGTCATCGATCTTGGCTGCGGGACCGGACGCCATCTGCACCTACTCGGGGAGCGCATTCGTCTCGGCGTCGGCGTGGACTACGAGCATAGCTACATCGCCGAGGCCGAGCGCGCTCGTAGCGGTCGCCACCTGTACTTCATCACCGCCGACGCGACCGCCATTCCTACGACCGCCGCGTTCGACCTGGCGATGTGCCTCACCAACACGTGGGGGACTATGAGCGACAAGACCGGCGCCTTGAGGGAGATGCGGCGCCTGGCCCCGCAGCATCACACCCGGCTCCTGTCCGTCTACTCGGAGGCGTCAGTGCCGGCTCGTCGCGAATGGTATCGGCGCCTGGGTCACGTCGTGTCCCAGGAGACCCGCGACCACCTCGAAACAGAAGGGGGCTTTCGGTCAGAGCACTTTTCTGAAGCTCGCCTGCGGAGCCTCGTAGGCGACTCAACGATTCGTCCGCTCACCGATATTGCCTACATCGTCACATTCTGA
- a CDS encoding AraC family ligand binding domain-containing protein: MPRLIDKPTRIQAAGNKPKTIEEYVGRVNSGHVNVSVARMVSPEGWREPGQRPEFEEITVVLRGLLRVEFEGGVLDVRQGQAVVARPGEWLRYSSPEPGGAEYIAVCLPAFAPATVHRDPV, translated from the coding sequence ATGCCCAGGTTGATCGACAAGCCCACACGGATTCAGGCCGCCGGCAACAAGCCGAAGACGATCGAAGAGTATGTCGGTCGGGTAAACTCGGGGCACGTGAATGTGAGCGTTGCCCGCATGGTATCCCCTGAGGGCTGGCGCGAGCCCGGTCAACGACCCGAGTTCGAAGAGATTACCGTTGTCCTCCGAGGTCTGCTACGGGTTGAATTCGAAGGTGGTGTTCTCGACGTGCGGCAGGGTCAGGCCGTCGTGGCACGCCCGGGCGAGTGGCTCCGCTACAGCAGTCCTGAACCCGGCGGCGCGGAGTACATCGCCGTGTGCCTTCCCGCGTTCGCCCCTGCCACCGTCCACCGCGACCCGGTGTGA
- a CDS encoding ornithine cyclodeaminase family protein: MERGTPLLYLTQRTLQSLGLTTREVIESIEHLIRGRSRARVWSAPKAVIQPPDGRYMMATLSAADDPPFLAVKSLILNPRNRERGLPDINAVVTLLDSDTGLPVAVIDGNWITAVRTAGLSAVAAKRLARPAASVAAFIGCGVQAHSHLQAFSALFPLEEIRAFGRGTVNRDALCRTAKKLGLSAVASATARETVRDADLVISSVTFSPQLVPFLDARWLRPGVFATVTDLAAPWLPDTMSAFDRIVIDDLEQEAQMPKPLVDPALVAGDLTGLVNGDVAGRRSDEEKTAFVFRGLALGDLAVAALAYQRARQSGKGSQIDRE; encoded by the coding sequence ATGGAAAGGGGTACGCCCCTGCTCTATCTCACGCAGAGGACGCTTCAGAGCCTGGGTCTCACCACCCGAGAGGTGATCGAGAGTATCGAGCACCTGATACGCGGGCGCAGCCGGGCACGAGTGTGGAGCGCGCCGAAGGCCGTGATTCAACCGCCGGACGGCCGATACATGATGGCGACGCTGTCGGCGGCCGACGATCCGCCGTTTCTGGCCGTAAAGTCACTGATCCTCAATCCGCGCAACCGAGAACGCGGCCTGCCGGACATCAACGCTGTGGTCACCCTTCTGGACAGTGACACAGGCCTTCCGGTGGCCGTGATCGACGGCAACTGGATCACCGCCGTGCGCACGGCGGGGTTGAGCGCCGTCGCGGCCAAGCGACTGGCCAGACCCGCCGCGTCCGTCGCGGCCTTCATCGGCTGCGGGGTCCAAGCCCACAGCCATTTACAGGCGTTCTCGGCGCTGTTTCCCCTCGAGGAGATCCGTGCGTTCGGGCGTGGCACGGTGAATCGCGACGCGTTATGCCGGACGGCGAAGAAGCTCGGGCTCTCGGCCGTCGCCAGCGCAACTGCCCGTGAGACCGTGCGAGACGCCGATCTGGTCATCAGCTCGGTGACGTTCTCGCCGCAACTCGTGCCCTTTCTGGACGCCCGCTGGTTGCGACCAGGTGTCTTTGCCACAGTGACGGACCTGGCGGCGCCGTGGTTGCCCGACACCATGTCCGCGTTCGATCGGATCGTCATCGACGATCTGGAACAGGAAGCGCAGATGCCCAAGCCGCTGGTGGACCCGGCGCTGGTGGCGGGTGATCTGACGGGATTGGTGAATGGCGACGTCGCCGGGCGTCGCTCCGACGAGGAGAAGACGGCGTTCGTCTTTCGCGGACTCGCGCTCGGGGACCTTGCCGTCGCCGCGCTGGCGTACCAACGTGCTCGCCAGTCCGGCAAAGGCTCGCAGATCGATCGCGAATGA
- a CDS encoding MaoC family dehydratase: MRAYPRERFSSEVALSPAMVVDVANAVGDNNPLHHDPTFAATTRFGRPTASGPHTTALLLALTASHFSTRGAMLGLEFWVRFRRPVYADETIHLEWMVVKVTPNEKLKGDIVELRGRIRGQDGKTSVGAKGRVLVTDRF; encoded by the coding sequence ATGAGAGCCTACCCGCGAGAACGTTTCTCCTCGGAAGTTGCACTCTCCCCGGCGATGGTCGTTGACGTTGCGAATGCCGTCGGTGATAACAACCCGCTGCATCACGATCCTACCTTTGCCGCCACCACCCGATTCGGAAGGCCGACAGCCAGTGGCCCCCATACAACCGCTCTGTTACTCGCCCTGACCGCGTCCCACTTTTCGACACGAGGCGCAATGTTGGGGCTCGAGTTCTGGGTTCGATTCCGCCGACCAGTTTACGCAGATGAAACCATTCATCTCGAATGGATGGTAGTGAAGGTAACGCCAAATGAGAAGCTCAAAGGCGACATCGTCGAGCTGCGCGGCCGTATCCGAGGCCAGGACGGAAAGACTTCTGTCGGCGCCAAGGGGCGAGTCTTGGTTACCGATCGGTTCTGA
- a CDS encoding alpha/beta hydrolase encodes MIPFFREAGAGPGVVCLHANASTSSQWRALMDRLAPKFHVLAPDSYGAGNSPAWPTDRSIRLRDEAALLEPVFARAGEPFALVGHSYGAAVALIVALAQPRRVRALALYEPTLFALLDAESPPPNEADGIRAAVAGAKAALETGDTATAAQYFIDYWMGPGTWADTPASRQSSIASSMLNVHGWESALFGESTPLEAFAALTVPVLYMIGKPSPASSRGVARLLTKTLPRVEVIELENLGHMGPLTHPDVVNEVICRFLERG; translated from the coding sequence GTGATTCCCTTCTTCCGTGAAGCCGGGGCCGGTCCGGGCGTCGTCTGTCTGCACGCGAACGCGAGCACGTCGAGTCAGTGGCGCGCGCTGATGGACCGCCTGGCCCCGAAGTTCCACGTGCTCGCCCCGGATTCATACGGCGCCGGCAACAGTCCCGCGTGGCCGACGGACCGGTCTATCCGCCTCCGCGACGAAGCCGCCCTCCTCGAGCCCGTCTTCGCCCGGGCCGGCGAGCCCTTCGCGCTGGTCGGCCACTCGTATGGCGCCGCCGTGGCGCTCATCGTCGCGCTCGCCCAACCGCGCCGTGTCCGCGCGCTGGCTTTATACGAGCCCACCTTGTTCGCGCTCCTCGACGCGGAGTCCCCTCCCCCCAACGAGGCCGACGGGATTCGGGCGGCCGTGGCCGGAGCGAAGGCCGCGCTCGAGACCGGCGACACGGCCACTGCCGCCCAATACTTCATCGATTACTGGATGGGCCCGGGGACGTGGGCCGATACGCCGGCGTCGCGCCAGAGCTCGATCGCCAGCTCCATGCTCAATGTGCACGGGTGGGAGAGCGCGTTGTTCGGGGAGTCGACACCCCTGGAGGCCTTCGCCGCGCTCACCGTGCCCGTTCTCTACATGATCGGAAAACCCTCCCCTGCCTCGTCTCGCGGCGTCGCCCGGCTCCTGACGAAGACACTGCCTCGAGTCGAAGTCATCGAGCTCGAGAACCTCGGACACATGGGCCCGCTCACCCACCCCGACGTCGTCAATGAGGTGATCTGTCGTTTCCTCGAGCGCGGCTGA